The DNA segment AAGGAAACAATCAGATCATGCACTTCAGTTACTTGATCATACTCTTCAGGATTAGATGTTGCTGCAATAGGTCTGTTACTTTATTGTAAACACGGGAAATCTTCTTGGTTCAGCTGCACAACATTAATTCTCTGAATGTGACATCTCTGCTAACAAAAAAGCAGTTAGTTTCTAAATCCAACAGCCTATATCCCTTTTGTGTAGAAGAGTATCCTAACATGACTGCCTTTTTTGCCATAGGTACAAACTTGTCCTCCTTCACTAAGTTTGTAGCATGGCATAAACAACCAAAAACTCTTAAATGAGCAAGTGATGGTTTTCATTTGTGTAGCAACTCATATAGACTCCGGCCACCCAATACTTTAGAAGGCAATTTATTTATGATGTAAACAGTAGTTTGCACACATTTACCTCCAAAATCTTTTTGGTAAATTTGCTTGAAATTTTAAAGCCCTTGCAGTATCTAATATGTGTATGTGCTTTCTCTTTACAACTCTATTTTGTTTTGGAGTGTAAGCATAACTACTCTGATGAATCACTCCCTGATCTTGTAGAATGGTGTTCCATTGACTGTTAAAGAGCTCAATTCCATTATCTGTTCTAATTACCTTAATAGAGGTATCATATTGATTCTTAACCATGCATATAAACTGCTTCAAGAATACAATGATCTCATTCTTCAATTGCATCAAAAATATCCAAGTAGCCCTTGAGTAATCATCTACAACagtaagaaaataatattttctaTTATGAGTAGACACTCTATCTAGACCCCAAACATCCATATGTACTAGCTCAAATGCTTAAGTGCTTCTACGTTCACTATCAGGAAAAACAAGTCTAGCTTGTTTGGCCACAGGGCATACAAAACATATATTATGTAAGCTACtatctattttatttttcagaaatGGAATATGCTGTAATACTGGTGTTGAAGCATGTCCTAGCCTCATATGCCATATCCAGCTTGAATCTCCTGCTCTCCCTTCATTTCTAGCATCTGTTACTAATCTCTCAACTCCTTTTCCTTTCAGCAAGTACAACCCTTCACTTTTCTTACCAATCCCCCTCACCTTGCCATTGTAGAGGTCCTGGAACACAAACAATTCAGGCAAGAAAATGGCAGCACATAACAAATCTCTTGTCAACTTTGACACTGACATCAAGTTAAACTTGAAATCTGGCACATAGAGAACATCTTTCAGGATGTTGTCTTCTGATAACTGTGAATTTCCAATATGGGGTTATATTTGTACTAGTTCCATTAGGCAGCTTTACTGATTCCCTTTTATGTTTGTCAATGCTTTGAATGTTATGCAAGAGATTCAAAGTAGAAGCTATGTGGTGTGTAGCTCCTGAATCAACAATCCACCCAGCAGGATGCATACCTAAAGCAAGTGAGAAAATTGTACCTGCCATGTTAGCTTGTGTCTGTACTGTAGTATCACTAGGTCCTTCCTTGTTAAGTAGTCTGATCTGCTGATATTGAGCTTCAGTGAAGAAGTAGTTACCACCCTTGCTTTGCAAATTCCCAGCTGCTGGTGGTCCTTCCACATTATTGACTATCATAGGTCCTCCTCTCTTTGCCTTGAAATCATCTGGATACCCAATAATTTTGAAGCAAGTTTCTTTAATGTGTCATTTCATCTTGCAATGCTCGCATTGTAAGAACTGCTTTCTTCCACAATAACCTTACCCTCTATTTGACTGCATAACCAAAGGATCCAATTTTTCTATCACTGATAGATTTCACATAGCTTGTTGACTCTCATCTTGAGAAATCAATACATATGCCTGGTTAAGAGTTGGTTCATTAGTATTCTTCAAAATCTGCCTGCGTGCTTGATCATATGTGTCATTTAGCCCATTTAGAAACTGCAATAATCATTGTTGATGCATTTGAACAGAGTGTTCCTTTGCCCTTGCACAACCACAATTTTGCGAAGGTACCAACACATCGTACTCTGCCCAAAGCTCTTTCAGTTTGGTAAAATAGACAGCAACGGTATCAGTTCCTTGTGATAACTTTGAAATTGCTTCGTGTATCTGAAAAATCATTACTCGATTCATTTTATCAAATCGTTCCTTAAGGTCTTCCCATACAGCATGCGCATTAGATGCATATATGATTCCGCTAACAAAGTCCTTCGAGACCGAGTTCATGATCCAGGAATGCACTATTGCGTTGTAGGTCTCCCATTTCTCATGGAGAGTATCCTCAAACGACTCTTTTTTGCAATTCCCTGTGATGAACCCTAATTTTCGCTTGGCCTTTAGAGCTAGCTTCATCGATCGGCTCCATAGCCCATAATTTTCGGAATCTGTGAGCTGAATTGGAATCAACACCAAGCCTGGTGTGTCCGAAGGCTGAAGAAATAGTGAATGCGTGTGGTCTATCTTCTCT comes from the Nicotiana sylvestris chromosome 4, ASM39365v2, whole genome shotgun sequence genome and includes:
- the LOC138889827 gene encoding uncharacterized protein, which encodes MKLALKAKRKLGFITGNCKKESFEDTLHEKWETYNAIVHSWIMNSVSKDFVSGIIYASNAHAVWEDLKERFDKMNRVMIFQIHEAISKLSQGTDTVAVYFTKLKELWAEYDVLFLNGLNDTYDQARRQILKNTNEPTLNQAYVLISQDESQQAM